A window of the Camelus dromedarius isolate mCamDro1 chromosome 5, mCamDro1.pat, whole genome shotgun sequence genome harbors these coding sequences:
- the ANGEL1 gene encoding protein angel homolog 1 isoform X1, which produces MIASCLCYLLLPAARLFRALSDAFFTCRKNVLLAKSSSPQVEGNFAMAPRGPDQEECEGLLQQWREEGSGQVLLTVSDGPLVDKGLAQSSLALLMDNPGEQDAASEDKWSSRQLSDLRAAENLEESFPEVLGEEPLPEVEGPVWAAVPMQTGPQYVDSVVLPVGALATEQWEEDPAVVAWSIGPEPVPAQEEAPIWPFEGLGQLQPPPVEVPYHEILWREWEDFSTQPDAQGLEAGDGPQFQFTLMSYNILAQDLMQQSSELYLHCHPDILNWNYRFANLMQEFQHWDPDILCLQEVQEDHYWEQLEPSLRMMGFTCFYKRRTGCKTDGCAVCYKPARFRLLCASPVEYLRPGLELLNRDNVGLVLLLQPLVPEGLGQVSVAPLCVANTHVLYNPRRGDVKLAQMAILLAEVDKVAKLSDGSHCPIILCGDLNSVPDSPLYNFIRDGELQYHGMPAWKVSGQEDFSHQLYQRKLQAPLWPSSLGITDCCQYVTSCHPKKQERRKYSRDVLLRFRFCNTACQRPIGLVLMEGVTDAKPERPAGWAESVLEEDTSEPEPDFPRTVGTIQHCLHLTSVYTHFLPQHGRPEITTMPLGLGMTVDYIFFSAESRENGNRTDRRLYQDGTLKLLGRLSLLSEEILWAANGLPNPFCSSDHLCLLASFGMEVTAL; this is translated from the exons ATGATCGCTTCGTGCCTGTGTTACCTGCTGCTGCCGGCCGCGCGCCTTTTCCGCGCCCTCTCAG ATGCTTTCTTCACATGTCGAAAAAATGTCCTTCTGGCGAAGAGCTCGTCCCCCCAGGTAGAAGGCAACTTTGCCATGGCCCCTCGGGGCCCCGACCAAGAGGAGTGTGAGGGCCTGCTGCAGCAGTGGCGAGAAGAAGGGTCAGGCCAGGTGCTCTTGACTGTGAGCGACGGTCCACTTGTAGATAAAGGACTAGCCCAGAGCAGCCTGGCACTCCTGATGGATAATCCTGGAGAACAGGATGCTGCTTCAGAAGACAAGTGGTCCAGCAGGCAGCTGAGTGACCTGCGGGCAGCAGAGAACCTGGAGGAGTCTTTCCCTGAGGTGCTAGGAGAGGAGCCACTGCCAGAAGTTGAGGGCCCAGTGTGGGCAGCTGTCCCAATGCAGACTGGCCCCCAGTATGTGGACAGTGTTGTCCTCCCAGTGGGTGCCCTGGCCACAGAGCAATGGGAAGAGGACCCCGCAGTGGTGGCCTGGAGCATAGGACCTGAGCCTGTGCCCGCCCAGGAAGAGGCTCCTATCTGGCCCTTTGAGGGCCTAGGGCAGCTGCAGCCTCCCCCAGTGGAAGTCCCATATCATG AAATCTTATGGCGAGAATGGGAGGATTTCTCTACTCAGCCAGACGCTCAGGGTCTGGAGGCAGGGGATGGCCCTCAGTTCCAGTTCACTCTGATGTCCTATAACATCCTGGCTCAGGACCTGATGCAGCAGAGCTCAGAACTCTATCTGCATTGCCACCCGGACATCCTCAACTGGAACTATCGCTTTGCGAATCTCATGCAGGAATTCCAGCACTGGGACCCCGAT ATCTTGTGTCTCCAGGAAGTCCAGGAAGATCATTACTGGGAACAGCTGGAGCCCTCTCTGAGAATGATGG GCTTTACCTGTTTCTACAAGAGGAGGACCGGGTGTAAGACAGATGGCTGTGCTGTCTGCTACAAGCCCGCGAGATTCCGTCTCCTCTGCGCCAGCCCTGTGGAGTACTTGCGGCCTGGCTTAGAGCTCCTCAATCGGGACAACGTGGGCTTAGTGTTGCTGCTGCAGCCACTAGTCCCAGAAGGCCTGGGGCAGGTCTCGGTGGCTCCCTTATGTGTGGCAAATACCCACGTCCTGTACAACCCACGCCGGGGTGATGTCAAGCTGGCCCAGATGGCCATTCTCTTGGCTGAAGTGGACAAAGTGGCTAAGCTGTCAGACGGCAGCCACTGCCCCATCATCTTGTGCGGGGACCTGAATTCTGTTCCTGATTCACCTCTTTACAACTTCATCAGGGATGGAGAGCTCCAGTACCATGGGATGCCGGCCTGGAAG GTATCTGGACAGGAAGACTTCTCCCATCAGCTTTACCAGAGGAAGCTGCAGGCCCCCCTATGGCCCAGCTCCCTGGGCATCACTGACTGCTGCCAGTATGTCACCTCCTGTCACCCAAAGAAACAAG AGAGACGTAAGTATAGCCGAGACGTCCTACTACGTTTCCGCTTCTGCAACACCGCCTGTCAGCGACCTATAGGACTGGTACTTATGGAAGGAGTGACAGATGCTAAGCCAG AGCGACCTGCTGGCTGGGCTGAGTCTGTCCTTGAGGAAGACACATCTGAGCCTGAGCCTGACTTCCCCAG GACTGTGGGCACCATCCAGCACTGCCTCCACCTGACCTCGGTATATACTCATTTCCTGCCCCAGCATGGCCGCCCAGAGATCACCACAATGCCCCTGGGTCTTGGAATGACAGTAGATTACATCTTCTTCTCAGCTGAGTCCCGTGAGAATGGAAACAGAACTG ATCGCAGGCTGTATCAGGATGGAACTCTCAAGCTCCTGGGccgtctctccctcctctctgaagAGATTCTCTGGGCTGCCAATGGCTTACCCAACCCCTTCTGCTCTTCAGACCACCTCTGCCTACTGGCCAGCTTCGGGATGGAAGTCACCGCCCTGTGA
- the ANGEL1 gene encoding protein angel homolog 1 isoform X2, with protein MAPRGPDQEECEGLLQQWREEGSGQVLLTVSDGPLVDKGLAQSSLALLMDNPGEQDAASEDKWSSRQLSDLRAAENLEESFPEVLGEEPLPEVEGPVWAAVPMQTGPQYVDSVVLPVGALATEQWEEDPAVVAWSIGPEPVPAQEEAPIWPFEGLGQLQPPPVEVPYHEILWREWEDFSTQPDAQGLEAGDGPQFQFTLMSYNILAQDLMQQSSELYLHCHPDILNWNYRFANLMQEFQHWDPDILCLQEVQEDHYWEQLEPSLRMMGFTCFYKRRTGCKTDGCAVCYKPARFRLLCASPVEYLRPGLELLNRDNVGLVLLLQPLVPEGLGQVSVAPLCVANTHVLYNPRRGDVKLAQMAILLAEVDKVAKLSDGSHCPIILCGDLNSVPDSPLYNFIRDGELQYHGMPAWKVSGQEDFSHQLYQRKLQAPLWPSSLGITDCCQYVTSCHPKKQERRKYSRDVLLRFRFCNTACQRPIGLVLMEGVTDAKPERPAGWAESVLEEDTSEPEPDFPRTVGTIQHCLHLTSVYTHFLPQHGRPEITTMPLGLGMTVDYIFFSAESRENGNRTDRRLYQDGTLKLLGRLSLLSEEILWAANGLPNPFCSSDHLCLLASFGMEVTAL; from the exons ATGGCCCCTCGGGGCCCCGACCAAGAGGAGTGTGAGGGCCTGCTGCAGCAGTGGCGAGAAGAAGGGTCAGGCCAGGTGCTCTTGACTGTGAGCGACGGTCCACTTGTAGATAAAGGACTAGCCCAGAGCAGCCTGGCACTCCTGATGGATAATCCTGGAGAACAGGATGCTGCTTCAGAAGACAAGTGGTCCAGCAGGCAGCTGAGTGACCTGCGGGCAGCAGAGAACCTGGAGGAGTCTTTCCCTGAGGTGCTAGGAGAGGAGCCACTGCCAGAAGTTGAGGGCCCAGTGTGGGCAGCTGTCCCAATGCAGACTGGCCCCCAGTATGTGGACAGTGTTGTCCTCCCAGTGGGTGCCCTGGCCACAGAGCAATGGGAAGAGGACCCCGCAGTGGTGGCCTGGAGCATAGGACCTGAGCCTGTGCCCGCCCAGGAAGAGGCTCCTATCTGGCCCTTTGAGGGCCTAGGGCAGCTGCAGCCTCCCCCAGTGGAAGTCCCATATCATG AAATCTTATGGCGAGAATGGGAGGATTTCTCTACTCAGCCAGACGCTCAGGGTCTGGAGGCAGGGGATGGCCCTCAGTTCCAGTTCACTCTGATGTCCTATAACATCCTGGCTCAGGACCTGATGCAGCAGAGCTCAGAACTCTATCTGCATTGCCACCCGGACATCCTCAACTGGAACTATCGCTTTGCGAATCTCATGCAGGAATTCCAGCACTGGGACCCCGAT ATCTTGTGTCTCCAGGAAGTCCAGGAAGATCATTACTGGGAACAGCTGGAGCCCTCTCTGAGAATGATGG GCTTTACCTGTTTCTACAAGAGGAGGACCGGGTGTAAGACAGATGGCTGTGCTGTCTGCTACAAGCCCGCGAGATTCCGTCTCCTCTGCGCCAGCCCTGTGGAGTACTTGCGGCCTGGCTTAGAGCTCCTCAATCGGGACAACGTGGGCTTAGTGTTGCTGCTGCAGCCACTAGTCCCAGAAGGCCTGGGGCAGGTCTCGGTGGCTCCCTTATGTGTGGCAAATACCCACGTCCTGTACAACCCACGCCGGGGTGATGTCAAGCTGGCCCAGATGGCCATTCTCTTGGCTGAAGTGGACAAAGTGGCTAAGCTGTCAGACGGCAGCCACTGCCCCATCATCTTGTGCGGGGACCTGAATTCTGTTCCTGATTCACCTCTTTACAACTTCATCAGGGATGGAGAGCTCCAGTACCATGGGATGCCGGCCTGGAAG GTATCTGGACAGGAAGACTTCTCCCATCAGCTTTACCAGAGGAAGCTGCAGGCCCCCCTATGGCCCAGCTCCCTGGGCATCACTGACTGCTGCCAGTATGTCACCTCCTGTCACCCAAAGAAACAAG AGAGACGTAAGTATAGCCGAGACGTCCTACTACGTTTCCGCTTCTGCAACACCGCCTGTCAGCGACCTATAGGACTGGTACTTATGGAAGGAGTGACAGATGCTAAGCCAG AGCGACCTGCTGGCTGGGCTGAGTCTGTCCTTGAGGAAGACACATCTGAGCCTGAGCCTGACTTCCCCAG GACTGTGGGCACCATCCAGCACTGCCTCCACCTGACCTCGGTATATACTCATTTCCTGCCCCAGCATGGCCGCCCAGAGATCACCACAATGCCCCTGGGTCTTGGAATGACAGTAGATTACATCTTCTTCTCAGCTGAGTCCCGTGAGAATGGAAACAGAACTG ATCGCAGGCTGTATCAGGATGGAACTCTCAAGCTCCTGGGccgtctctccctcctctctgaagAGATTCTCTGGGCTGCCAATGGCTTACCCAACCCCTTCTGCTCTTCAGACCACCTCTGCCTACTGGCCAGCTTCGGGATGGAAGTCACCGCCCTGTGA